A stretch of the Paenibacillus dendritiformis genome encodes the following:
- the proC gene encoding pyrroline-5-carboxylate reductase, translated as MILMENRHTQITDSFRSLRIGIYGAGSMAEAIIRGLTEKRLIAPDRIAVVNRSNTDRLEELRRRYGVAADNSPLGKTGILRAADIVLLAVKPKDAAGALAELKTCLRPGALLLSVVAGLPIATMQRIAGPIPVVRTMPNTSSSIGLGATGVCWSDETSAEHQEAALHLLQAIGYATVVAEHDMNIITGLSGSGPAYVYYLMEAMIAAGVDGGLSEEQARELTVQTVRGAAEMVRLTGEEPAELRRKVTSPGGTTAAAIETLEKHQFRQALRSAIHRAESRAQEMGEQIGRETF; from the coding sequence ATGATACTGATGGAAAATAGACATACACAAATAACCGACTCGTTCCGCTCGCTTCGCATCGGCATTTACGGAGCCGGTTCCATGGCGGAAGCGATTATTCGCGGCCTGACGGAGAAGCGGCTGATTGCGCCGGACCGGATCGCGGTCGTGAACCGGAGCAATACCGATCGGCTGGAGGAGCTGCGGCGGCGCTACGGCGTCGCTGCCGATAACTCCCCGCTGGGCAAAACGGGTATTCTGCGGGCGGCCGATATCGTCCTGCTCGCCGTCAAGCCAAAAGATGCCGCGGGCGCGCTCGCCGAGCTGAAGACCTGCCTCCGGCCGGGCGCCCTCCTGCTCTCCGTCGTCGCCGGACTCCCGATCGCCACGATGCAGCGCATCGCAGGGCCGATTCCCGTCGTGCGTACGATGCCGAATACATCCAGCTCGATCGGTCTCGGCGCGACCGGTGTCTGCTGGTCGGATGAGACGTCCGCGGAACATCAAGAAGCCGCGCTCCATCTGCTGCAGGCCATAGGCTATGCCACCGTGGTGGCCGAGCATGATATGAATATCATTACCGGGCTATCCGGAAGCGGACCGGCCTATGTATACTATTTAATGGAAGCGATGATCGCGGCGGGCGTTGACGGCGGGCTATCCGAGGAGCAAGCGCGCGAGTTGACCGTGCAGACCGTCCGGGGCGCGGCCGAGATGGTCCGCCTGACCGGAGAAGAGCCGGCTGAGCTGCGGCGCAAGGTGACCTCTCCCGGAGGGACGACCGCTGCAGCGATCGAGACGCTGGAGAAGCACCAATTCCGGCAGGCGCTTCGTTCCGCCATACACCGCGCGGAGTCCCGCGCGCAAGAGATGGGAGAACAAATTGGGAGGGAGACATTTTGA
- a CDS encoding DnaD domain-containing protein — MSVDGFRTFAKGLALGLQSGSISVPYHLLRYYKQWKLSDSDVMLLIHLIGFKQQEMKEFPTIDELQERMGAAPDAVIKSLQKLMKEGFLSIDDNIDPATDVQYEQYNLSGLWEKLALAAAEEIRAERQRLRAAAPLSDAEPPNLFNIFEKEFGRPLSPMECETIAGWIDEDRYPEELILLALKEAVFAGKVYFRYIDRILLEWSRNRVRTIEDAKAYTQRFRSSGKVRIPSDS, encoded by the coding sequence GTGAGTGTAGACGGATTCCGGACCTTCGCCAAAGGGTTGGCGCTAGGCCTGCAATCGGGCAGCATTAGCGTGCCGTATCATTTGCTGCGTTATTACAAGCAATGGAAGTTGAGCGATTCGGATGTGATGCTGCTCATTCACCTCATCGGCTTCAAGCAGCAGGAGATGAAGGAGTTCCCGACAATCGACGAACTGCAGGAACGAATGGGAGCAGCTCCTGATGCGGTTATCAAATCGCTGCAGAAGCTGATGAAAGAAGGTTTTTTGAGCATAGACGACAACATCGATCCGGCGACGGATGTTCAGTATGAGCAGTACAATTTGAGCGGATTATGGGAAAAGCTCGCCTTGGCCGCCGCGGAGGAAATACGGGCGGAGCGGCAGCGGCTGCGGGCGGCGGCACCGCTGTCGGATGCGGAGCCGCCGAATCTGTTCAATATATTCGAGAAGGAATTCGGACGGCCTCTCTCCCCGATGGAGTGCGAGACGATCGCCGGCTGGATTGACGAAGACCGCTATCCGGAAGAGCTGATACTGCTGGCGCTGAAGGAAGCGGTATTCGCCGGCAAAGTGTATTTCCGCTACATCGATCGGATTTTGCTCGAGTGGAGCCGCAACCGCGTCCGCACCATCGAAGATGCCAAGGCGTACACGCAGCGGTTCCGTTCCAGCGGGAAGGTGCGCATCCCTTCCGACAGTTGA
- a CDS encoding 2-hydroxy-3-keto-5-methylthiopentenyl-1-phosphate phosphatase, which translates to MNQSRRRIIFCDFDGTITVNDNIIAIIRHFNPPGWEPIVQDVLEERISISEGVGQMFALLPSSMRDEVIRFALGQAVIRPGFEEFVRFCRDSEIELYVTSGGIDFFVYPLLEPFGIPSSHIYCNGSDFSGESIRITWPHPCREPCRNQCGMCKATIVRRFPQEQYERIVIGDSVTDFAAAKLVEFVYARAQLISKCEELHLPYAPFETFYDIIEHLGGSAS; encoded by the coding sequence GTGAACCAGAGCCGCCGACGGATCATTTTCTGCGATTTTGACGGCACGATTACCGTAAACGACAACATTATCGCCATTATCCGCCACTTCAACCCCCCGGGCTGGGAACCAATTGTCCAGGATGTGTTGGAGGAGCGAATTTCCATTTCCGAAGGCGTCGGGCAAATGTTCGCTCTGCTGCCGTCGTCGATGCGGGATGAAGTCATCCGGTTCGCTCTCGGACAAGCCGTGATCCGGCCGGGATTCGAGGAATTCGTCCGCTTCTGCCGGGACAGCGAAATCGAGCTGTACGTCACGAGCGGCGGCATCGATTTCTTCGTCTACCCGCTCCTTGAGCCGTTCGGCATTCCTTCCAGTCATATTTATTGCAACGGCAGCGACTTCAGCGGAGAATCGATTCGGATCACCTGGCCTCATCCTTGCCGGGAGCCATGCCGGAACCAGTGCGGAATGTGCAAGGCGACCATCGTCCGCCGCTTTCCGCAGGAACAATATGAGCGGATCGTTATCGGGGACAGCGTGACGGACTTCGCGGCAGCGAAGCTGGTCGAGTTCGTCTATGCGCGGGCCCAGCTTATCAGCAAATGCGAAGAGCTGCATCTTCCTTATGCGCCGTTCGAGACGTTTTATGATATTATCGAGCATCTGGGAGGTTCGGCTTCATGA
- a CDS encoding 2,3-diketo-5-methylthiopentyl-1-phosphate enolase, whose protein sequence is MKAHCTATYRIYDDRADFASKAESIAVGMTVGSWTELPEAQKADMAKHLGQVLSVVPVESDIPGERYADITIAYPDVNYSRDLPALLVTLFGKLSMDGRIKLMDIEWSDAFKHAFPGPKFGLDGIRKLVDVHDRPLLMSIFKSVIGYDLPALAEQFRQQALGGVNIIKDDEILFENPLTPIERRVKACIETADAVGQQTGRKLLYAVNLTGPTFKLRDQALRAIEAGANAFLFNVLAYGFDVLHALSSDPDISVPIAAHPAMAGSMYPSPHHGIAAQLLLGKLMRLAGADLVLFPSPYASVTMPAEETFAIRDALTRQDLALQRSFPVPSAGIHPGIVPLIIRDFGTDVVVNAGGGIHGHPLGTAAGGRAFMQAIDAVMQGNTLESRASDQEELRAAIQAWGVKQ, encoded by the coding sequence TTGAAAGCACATTGCACCGCCACGTATCGCATTTATGACGATCGGGCCGATTTCGCCAGCAAGGCGGAAAGCATCGCCGTCGGCATGACGGTCGGCAGCTGGACCGAGCTGCCGGAAGCGCAAAAAGCCGATATGGCCAAGCATCTGGGACAAGTCCTCTCTGTCGTGCCGGTCGAATCCGACATTCCGGGCGAGCGGTATGCGGATATTACAATCGCCTATCCCGACGTCAATTACAGCCGGGATCTGCCTGCCTTGCTCGTGACGCTGTTCGGCAAGCTGTCCATGGATGGACGCATCAAGCTGATGGACATCGAATGGTCCGATGCGTTCAAGCACGCGTTCCCCGGACCGAAGTTCGGCCTCGACGGGATCCGGAAGCTGGTCGATGTGCATGATCGGCCGCTTCTTATGAGCATTTTCAAATCGGTCATCGGCTATGATCTGCCCGCTCTTGCGGAACAATTCCGGCAGCAGGCGCTGGGCGGAGTCAATATTATTAAAGACGACGAGATCCTGTTTGAAAATCCGCTCACGCCCATCGAGCGCCGGGTCAAGGCCTGCATCGAGACGGCCGATGCCGTCGGCCAGCAGACCGGCCGGAAGCTGCTGTATGCGGTCAATCTGACCGGCCCGACGTTCAAGCTGCGCGATCAGGCGCTTCGCGCCATCGAAGCCGGAGCCAACGCCTTCCTGTTCAATGTACTGGCCTATGGCTTCGATGTGCTGCACGCCCTCAGCTCGGATCCGGATATATCCGTGCCGATCGCCGCCCATCCGGCGATGGCGGGCAGCATGTATCCATCGCCGCATCATGGCATCGCGGCCCAACTCCTGCTCGGCAAGCTAATGCGGCTCGCCGGAGCGGATCTGGTGCTGTTTCCGTCGCCATACGCCTCCGTTACGATGCCGGCCGAGGAGACTTTCGCCATCCGCGATGCGCTCACCCGGCAAGATTTGGCGCTTCAGCGCAGCTTCCCGGTTCCGTCCGCAGGCATCCACCCAGGCATCGTGCCGCTTATCATTCGCGACTTCGGCACCGATGTGGTCGTCAATGCAGGCGGAGGCATCCATGGGCATCCGCTCGGGACCGCTGCCGGAGGGCGCGCATTCATGCAAGCGATTGACGCCGTCATGCAAGGGAACACCCTGGAGAGCCGCGCGTCTGATCAGGAAGAGCTGCGGGCCGCGATTCAAGCTTGGGGGGTGAAGCAGTGA
- a CDS encoding alpha/beta fold hydrolase produces MTVYRSAPIYDIMNINGMQVHYRREGSGRPVVLLHGGILSLHDYDAVVPLLRGRYDVIALDRPGYGYSQREPGVAMTPARQSEWLHQVLTALRAEKPIIVGHSWSGLMTLAYALNHPGEAAGIVLLAPAAYGGKAYPAGRLDALLYRGIRSLVIGDILMRGLLMPLSRPLAALSAKGAFAPAPVPAAYMERAYDLWCRPSQIRANREDVFSFSQTAEDLSSRYPALTVPTVIAVGDKEPYRPELQSLRLHRDIPHSALLTVRGAHHMLPVTHPEAVAEALALLEERIDIGHR; encoded by the coding sequence ATGACAGTGTATCGGTCAGCCCCGATTTATGACATCATGAATATAAATGGCATGCAGGTGCACTACCGGAGGGAAGGGAGCGGCCGCCCCGTCGTCCTGCTTCACGGCGGCATATTGTCGCTCCATGATTACGACGCTGTCGTTCCGCTCCTGCGCGGGCGTTACGATGTCATCGCGCTGGATCGCCCGGGCTACGGTTACAGCCAACGGGAGCCCGGCGTGGCGATGACGCCGGCACGGCAATCGGAATGGCTTCATCAGGTGCTGACAGCGCTGCGGGCGGAGAAGCCAATCATCGTAGGCCATTCCTGGAGCGGTCTGATGACGCTTGCCTATGCCTTGAACCATCCCGGCGAAGCGGCTGGCATCGTGCTTCTCGCCCCGGCAGCCTATGGCGGGAAGGCCTATCCGGCCGGCCGGCTTGACGCGCTTCTGTACCGGGGAATCCGCTCCCTCGTCATAGGCGATATCCTTATGCGCGGGCTGCTGATGCCTCTCTCCCGTCCCCTCGCGGCCCTGTCGGCGAAGGGAGCCTTCGCGCCTGCGCCGGTTCCCGCCGCCTATATGGAACGCGCGTACGATCTGTGGTGCCGTCCGTCACAGATTCGCGCCAATCGCGAGGATGTCTTTTCCTTTTCGCAGACTGCCGAGGACCTGTCTTCCCGGTATCCGGCCCTGACCGTTCCGACCGTCATCGCGGTCGGAGACAAGGAGCCGTACCGGCCGGAGCTGCAGTCGCTGCGCTTGCACCGCGACATCCCGCACTCGGCGCTCCTGACCGTGCGCGGCGCGCACCATATGCTGCCGGTGACCCATCCTGAAGCGGTCGCGGAAGCGCTCGCGCTGCTGGAGGAGCGGATTGACATCGGCCATCGCTAG
- a CDS encoding glutamate-5-semialdehyde dehydrogenase: protein MSEVRNKAGLAKQAAQIMNRLTTEEKNAALLQMADKLREQERSIIEANAKDVENGRQQGTSPSLLDRLALNSDRIEAMAEGLRQIAALPDPVGDVLETFTRPNGLRIEKIRVPLGVIGMIYEARPNVTVDAAGLCLKTGNAVVLRGGSAAMESNKRIVAVLHEALAATALPADALQLIESPDRSSVDEMLKLNGLLDVVIPRGGASLIQNVVQNATVPVIETGAGICHTYIDESARTEMAEAIAVNAKAQRPSVCNAMETLLVHQAYAERHLRALLDQMRARDVELRGCERTQALDPSVKSAAEADYATEYNDYILNVRIVDSLDAALEHIARYGTMHSECIVTENAKQAERFLQEVDAAAVYHNASTRFTDGFEFGFGAEIGISTQKLHARGPMGLPALTSSKYRIYGTGQIRS, encoded by the coding sequence ATGAGTGAAGTGCGTAACAAAGCCGGTCTGGCGAAGCAAGCGGCCCAGATCATGAACCGGCTGACCACGGAGGAGAAAAATGCCGCGCTGCTGCAAATGGCGGATAAGCTGCGGGAGCAAGAGCGCTCCATTATCGAAGCCAATGCGAAGGACGTGGAGAACGGCCGGCAGCAAGGCACCTCCCCTTCCCTGCTCGATCGGCTGGCGCTGAACAGCGACCGGATCGAAGCGATGGCGGAAGGTCTGCGCCAGATTGCCGCCCTGCCCGATCCTGTGGGCGACGTGCTGGAGACGTTTACCCGTCCGAATGGCCTCCGGATTGAGAAAATACGGGTCCCGCTCGGCGTCATCGGCATGATCTATGAAGCGCGACCGAATGTCACGGTCGATGCGGCCGGTCTTTGTCTGAAGACCGGGAACGCGGTGGTCCTGCGGGGCGGCTCGGCCGCGATGGAATCGAACAAGCGCATCGTCGCCGTCCTGCACGAGGCGCTGGCCGCGACGGCGCTGCCGGCGGATGCGCTGCAATTGATCGAGAGTCCGGACCGATCCTCGGTAGATGAGATGCTGAAATTGAACGGACTGCTCGACGTCGTCATCCCGCGCGGGGGCGCTTCGCTGATTCAGAATGTTGTGCAAAATGCCACCGTGCCGGTAATCGAGACGGGTGCCGGCATCTGCCATACGTACATCGATGAGTCGGCCCGTACGGAGATGGCCGAAGCGATTGCCGTCAATGCGAAGGCTCAGCGTCCATCCGTATGCAACGCCATGGAGACGCTGCTCGTGCATCAGGCGTATGCGGAGCGCCATCTGCGTGCGCTACTGGACCAGATGCGCGCCCGGGATGTAGAGCTGCGGGGCTGCGAGCGCACGCAAGCCCTGGATCCATCGGTGAAGTCAGCCGCCGAAGCGGATTATGCGACTGAATACAACGATTACATCCTCAATGTGCGTATCGTTGATTCCCTCGATGCCGCGCTGGAGCATATTGCGCGATACGGCACGATGCATTCCGAGTGCATCGTCACGGAAAATGCTAAGCAGGCCGAGCGATTCCTGCAGGAGGTGGACGCTGCGGCCGTCTATCATAACGCATCGACCCGCTTCACCGACGGATTCGAATTCGGCTTCGGCGCCGAGATCGGCATCAGCACCCAGAAGCTGCATGCCCGCGGTCCGATGGGATTGCCGGCACTCACCTCTAGCAAGTACCGGATCTACGGAACAGGACAAATTCGCTCTTAA
- the asnS gene encoding asparagine--tRNA ligase yields MATTCVIREVNRHVGEEVRIGGWLHNKRSSGKIQFLQLRDGTGFIQGVVVKSEVPEEVWEAAKSLTQESSLYFTGIVREEPRSKSGYEMTVTGVEIIQLTQDYPITPKEHGVDFLMDHRHLWLRAPRQRAILTIRAEIIRAVQQFFDEHGFTLVDPPILTPSSCEGTTELFHTKYFEEDAFLTQSGQLYMEAAAMALNKVYSFGPTFRAEKSKTRRHLIEFWMIEPEMAFVDHEENLRVQEQFVAHIVQSVLKNCRAELDTLGRDVSKLEKVTAPFPRITYDEAIQFLQEQGHDIPWGEDFGAPHETAIAEKYETPVFITHYPTSIKAFYMKPDPNRPEVVLCADMIAPEGYGEIIGGSQRIDDPELMKERFREHELSDEAYQWYLDLRKYGSVPHSGFGLGLERTVAWICGLEHVRETIPFPRLLYRLYP; encoded by the coding sequence ATGGCGACCACATGTGTCATCCGTGAAGTCAACCGCCATGTGGGCGAAGAAGTCCGCATCGGCGGCTGGCTGCATAACAAACGTTCCAGCGGCAAGATTCAATTTCTGCAGCTGCGGGACGGCACCGGGTTCATCCAAGGTGTCGTCGTGAAGAGCGAAGTGCCGGAAGAGGTATGGGAAGCGGCCAAGAGCTTGACGCAGGAGAGCTCTTTATATTTTACAGGGATCGTACGGGAAGAGCCGCGCTCCAAATCCGGCTATGAAATGACGGTAACCGGAGTCGAGATCATCCAATTGACGCAGGACTATCCGATTACGCCGAAGGAGCATGGGGTCGACTTCCTGATGGATCACCGCCATCTGTGGCTGCGGGCGCCAAGACAGCGCGCCATCCTGACGATTCGCGCCGAGATTATTCGCGCGGTGCAGCAATTTTTCGACGAGCATGGCTTTACGCTGGTCGATCCTCCGATCCTGACGCCTTCCTCTTGCGAAGGCACGACGGAGCTGTTCCATACGAAATATTTCGAAGAAGACGCGTTCCTGACCCAGAGCGGTCAGCTCTATATGGAAGCTGCCGCGATGGCGCTGAACAAGGTGTACTCCTTCGGACCGACCTTCCGCGCCGAGAAATCGAAAACCCGGCGCCACCTGATCGAGTTCTGGATGATCGAGCCGGAGATGGCCTTCGTGGATCATGAAGAGAATCTGCGGGTGCAGGAGCAATTCGTAGCTCATATCGTGCAGTCCGTGCTGAAGAACTGCCGCGCCGAGCTCGATACGCTCGGACGTGATGTCTCGAAGCTAGAGAAGGTGACAGCTCCGTTCCCGCGCATCACGTATGACGAAGCGATTCAATTTTTGCAGGAGCAAGGCCATGACATTCCGTGGGGCGAAGACTTCGGTGCGCCGCATGAGACGGCGATCGCGGAGAAATACGAGACGCCGGTGTTCATTACTCATTACCCGACCTCGATCAAGGCGTTCTATATGAAGCCGGATCCGAACCGTCCGGAAGTCGTGCTCTGCGCCGACATGATCGCGCCGGAAGGCTATGGCGAGATTATCGGCGGCTCGCAGCGGATCGACGATCCGGAGCTCATGAAGGAGCGCTTCCGCGAGCATGAACTGTCCGATGAAGCGTATCAGTGGTATCTTGACTTGAGAAAATACGGTTCCGTGCCTCATTCCGGCTTCGGTCTAGGACTGGAGCGCACGGTGGCGTGGATTTGCGGGCTTGAGCATGTTCGGGAGACAATTCCGTTCCCGCGCCTGTTGTACCGTCTTTATCCATAG
- the mtnB gene encoding methylthioribulose 1-phosphate dehydratase, whose translation MIDIRLTMEEKQHALAELRSIKEQFAARHWFPGTSGNLSVRTGDMEEGRFHFAITASGMDKSVHTPEDFLFVDEAGQPCEATRRRPSAETLIHCEIYRLTGAGAIFHIHTVFNNIVSEMYGEEGYIPVQGVELIKAFNIWEENARIDIPVVPNYAHIPSIVPCITAKLNPAIPGIVLRNHGIYAWGANCFEAKRHLEAFEFLFEHVYRMKAVGL comes from the coding sequence ATGATAGATATCCGGTTAACAATGGAGGAAAAACAGCACGCCCTTGCCGAGCTGCGCAGCATCAAGGAGCAATTCGCCGCGCGTCATTGGTTTCCCGGGACGAGCGGAAATCTGTCCGTCCGCACAGGGGATATGGAGGAAGGGCGTTTTCACTTCGCGATTACGGCCAGCGGCATGGATAAGTCCGTACATACGCCAGAGGACTTCCTGTTCGTGGATGAAGCCGGACAGCCGTGTGAGGCGACCCGGCGGCGCCCAAGCGCGGAGACGCTTATCCATTGCGAGATTTACCGGTTAACCGGGGCAGGCGCCATTTTTCACATTCATACGGTTTTTAACAATATCGTGTCCGAGATGTATGGGGAGGAAGGGTATATTCCCGTTCAAGGCGTGGAGCTTATCAAAGCGTTCAACATCTGGGAGGAAAATGCGCGAATCGACATCCCGGTCGTTCCGAACTACGCTCATATTCCGAGCATCGTCCCCTGCATTACGGCCAAGCTCAATCCGGCGATTCCGGGCATCGTGCTGCGCAACCACGGCATTTACGCCTGGGGAGCCAACTGCTTCGAGGCGAAGCGCCATCTCGAGGCGTTCGAGTTTCTGTTCGAGCATGTGTATCGAATGAAAGCAGTGGGATTATAG
- a CDS encoding acetate kinase: MKILVINAGSSSLKYQLYDMTDESVLAAGRVERIGMDSSILVHEPHHTEEITEVSEILDHTTAIRKVLDKLTDAEVGVLKSTGEIDAVGHRVVHGGESFKNSVLVDSEVKAEIRRLFDLAPLHNPAHMMGIKAVEANMPNVPQSVVFDTAFHQTMPEKAYMYAIPKVLYKKHKIRRYGFHGTSHDYVSKRAAELMERPIEELKIITCHIGNGASLTAVDGGISVDTSMGMTPLEGLMMGTRSGDLDPAVVPFTMMKEDLTVNEVNSMLNKHSGLLAISGVSSDMREITDGMEAGEPNSTLAFEMYTYRMRKYIGAYAAAMDGVDAIVFTAGVGENSVVIRQHVCEKLTFLGVELDRELNKVRSKEPRRISTPASKVDVFVIPTNEELMIARDTYRLVQQSKQS, from the coding sequence ATGAAAATACTTGTAATCAACGCGGGAAGCTCCTCGCTTAAATACCAACTGTACGATATGACGGACGAGTCGGTGTTGGCCGCAGGCCGGGTAGAGCGCATCGGGATGGATTCTTCCATCCTCGTGCATGAGCCGCACCATACGGAAGAGATCACGGAAGTCAGCGAGATTCTGGACCATACGACGGCCATCCGCAAAGTCTTGGACAAGCTGACCGACGCCGAAGTCGGCGTTCTGAAGTCGACCGGCGAGATCGATGCGGTCGGCCATCGCGTCGTGCACGGGGGCGAATCGTTCAAAAACTCGGTATTGGTCGATTCCGAGGTCAAAGCCGAGATTCGCCGCTTGTTCGATCTGGCGCCGCTGCATAATCCCGCCCATATGATGGGGATCAAGGCCGTGGAGGCGAATATGCCGAACGTGCCGCAATCCGTTGTGTTCGATACGGCTTTCCACCAGACGATGCCTGAGAAAGCATATATGTACGCCATTCCAAAAGTGCTGTACAAAAAGCACAAAATCCGCCGCTACGGCTTCCACGGCACATCGCATGATTATGTCAGCAAGCGCGCGGCCGAACTGATGGAGCGCCCGATCGAAGAGCTGAAAATCATCACGTGCCATATCGGGAACGGGGCCAGCCTGACGGCGGTCGACGGAGGCATCTCGGTCGATACGTCGATGGGGATGACGCCGCTTGAAGGTCTGATGATGGGTACGCGCAGCGGCGACCTAGACCCTGCGGTCGTTCCGTTCACGATGATGAAGGAAGACCTGACGGTCAATGAAGTCAATTCGATGCTGAACAAGCACAGCGGGCTGCTCGCAATCTCCGGCGTATCCAGCGATATGCGCGAGATTACGGACGGAATGGAAGCTGGCGAACCGAACTCGACGCTGGCGTTCGAAATGTACACATACCGCATGCGCAAGTATATCGGGGCCTATGCGGCCGCGATGGACGGCGTCGATGCGATCGTGTTTACCGCCGGCGTAGGCGAGAACTCGGTCGTTATCCGCCAGCATGTCTGCGAGAAGCTGACGTTCCTCGGCGTAGAGCTTGATCGGGAACTGAACAAGGTGCGTTCGAAGGAACCGCGCCGCATCTCGACGCCGGCTTCGAAGGTGGACGTATTCGTCATTCCGACCAATGAAGAGCTGATGATTGCCCGCGATACGTATCGATTGGTTCAACAATCCAAACAATCGTAA
- a CDS encoding TetR family transcriptional regulator: MSSYDHIVRTARKLAAERSAERLTYADIAAAAGVHWTTVRRHLGDKRKMMELLTEDAGTRHAERTKPETRQRILDSARHIFAGHGYANANLDIIAAEAGLTKGAVYWHFSSKQDLFFGLLQAELERMQALLPREARQLTDTACDPADAAARMLRSRFPAQESGTGSAYLFFEFLTASRDPEVKRRLQAAYTRIWDLAQAHIEQLQEGGIIASDAPADKLAILLQSLIHGLMISWIIDPKRIDFDRVVPDMVRILWHGIGGPGTAQGGAKA, encoded by the coding sequence ATGAGCTCTTACGATCATATCGTGCGAACAGCGCGAAAACTGGCTGCGGAACGATCTGCCGAGCGGCTGACGTATGCGGATATTGCCGCGGCTGCCGGTGTCCATTGGACGACGGTGCGCAGACATTTGGGCGACAAGCGGAAGATGATGGAGCTCCTGACGGAGGATGCTGGAACGAGGCATGCGGAGCGGACGAAGCCGGAGACGCGGCAGCGGATTCTGGACAGCGCCCGGCACATCTTTGCCGGGCACGGCTATGCCAACGCGAATCTCGACATCATCGCGGCGGAGGCAGGCTTGACGAAGGGGGCTGTCTATTGGCATTTCAGCAGCAAGCAGGATCTGTTCTTCGGCTTGCTCCAAGCCGAGCTGGAACGGATGCAAGCGCTTCTTCCGCGCGAAGCCCGGCAATTGACGGACACCGCCTGCGATCCGGCGGATGCGGCTGCCCGGATGCTCCGGTCCCGCTTTCCCGCCCAGGAAAGCGGCACCGGTTCCGCGTACCTGTTCTTTGAATTCCTGACCGCGTCGCGAGATCCTGAAGTGAAGCGGCGCCTGCAAGCCGCATATACGCGAATCTGGGATCTGGCCCAAGCCCATATCGAGCAGCTTCAAGAGGGCGGAATCATCGCCTCCGATGCCCCGGCAGACAAGCTCGCGATTCTTCTTCAGTCACTCATCCACGGCCTGATGATCTCCTGGATTATCGATCCGAAGCGAATTGATTTTGACCGAGTCGTACCGGACATGGTCCGGATATTGTGGCACGGCATCGGCGGACCAGGAACGGCGCAGGGAGGTGCAAAGGCGTGA